The following coding sequences lie in one [Chlorobium] sp. 445 genomic window:
- a CDS encoding biotin--[acetyl-CoA-carboxylase] ligase, with protein sequence MACATHYCIGKHILVYDEIDSTNTEAFRLGDLSEGSVLIADFQTQGKGRAGKRWQAEKGKNILMSVVLRPRTHGANLGLLSLLAAEAVAETVEHLTQLPTEIKYPNDVVVLNKKNCWSLGRSTQQFNTDAHRGAWHRLECQSNCVRRSVAGHITQIAHSARL encoded by the coding sequence ATGGCCTGTGCCACGCACTACTGCATCGGCAAGCACATTCTCGTCTACGATGAAATTGACTCCACAAATACCGAGGCGTTTCGTCTTGGTGACTTGTCCGAAGGCAGTGTGCTAATTGCGGACTTCCAGACACAAGGAAAAGGTCGAGCGGGTAAAAGGTGGCAAGCCGAAAAAGGCAAAAACATACTGATGTCCGTTGTATTGCGCCCCAGAACGCATGGGGCGAATTTGGGACTGCTTTCACTGCTTGCAGCAGAAGCGGTTGCTGAGACTGTCGAGCACTTGACGCAGTTGCCAACTGAAATCAAGTATCCGAATGATGTTGTGGTCTTGAACAAGAAAAATTGCTGGAGTCTTGGTAGAAGCACGCAGCAATTCAACACAGACGCACACCGTGGTGCTTGGCATCGGCTTGAATGTCAATCAAACTGTGTTCGACGAAGCGTTGCCGGCCACATCACTCAAATTGCTCACAGCGCAAGACTTTGA
- a CDS encoding Holliday junction branch migration DNA helicase RuvB, translating to MRNTNLETSKVPAEAQLEERLRPIRFEDFSGQQKIVDNLRIFITAARSRGEALDHVLLSGPPGLGKTTLAYIIAHEMGVSIKTTSGPVLDKPGDLAGLLTNLDKGDILFIDEIHRLNPVVEEYLYSAMEDFKLDIMIDSGPSARSVQISIPPFTLVGATTRAGLLTAPLRARFGISSRLDYYTADLLEKIILRSAKILAVEIDKEGAFEIARRSRGTPRIANRLLRRARDFAQVNGSNFITLEIARQTLAALDIDEYGLDEMDKRIMLSIIEKYAGGPVGLSTLAIAVGEEPDTVEEVYEPYLIQEGYLMRTPRGRVATDLAYQRLRLEKPKSTPNLFDT from the coding sequence ATGAGGAACACAAATTTAGAGACAAGCAAAGTCCCTGCAGAGGCGCAACTTGAAGAGCGCCTGCGCCCGATTCGTTTCGAGGATTTTTCAGGACAGCAGAAAATTGTCGACAATCTTCGGATTTTTATCACCGCCGCGCGCAGCCGAGGCGAAGCCTTAGATCATGTGCTGCTTTCAGGACCGCCCGGGCTTGGCAAAACCACACTTGCTTATATCATTGCGCACGAAATGGGCGTCTCAATCAAAACAACCTCTGGTCCTGTTTTGGACAAGCCCGGCGACCTTGCTGGGTTGCTTACCAATCTTGACAAAGGCGACATTTTGTTCATTGATGAAATTCATCGTCTTAACCCTGTTGTCGAAGAATATCTCTATTCTGCAATGGAGGATTTCAAGTTAGATATTATGATTGATTCAGGACCGTCGGCACGCAGCGTACAGATTTCCATTCCACCATTTACTTTAGTTGGTGCCACCACACGCGCCGGCTTGTTGACGGCACCGTTACGCGCGCGCTTTGGCATTAGCTCACGGCTCGATTACTACACTGCTGATTTGCTCGAGAAAATTATTCTGCGCTCCGCAAAAATCCTGGCTGTGGAGATTGATAAAGAAGGGGCTTTTGAAATCGCACGCCGCTCACGTGGTACACCGCGCATCGCCAATCGTCTGCTGCGGCGTGCTCGTGATTTTGCTCAAGTTAACGGCTCCAATTTCATCACCCTTGAAATTGCCCGCCAAACCCTTGCCGCCCTCGATATCGACGAATACGGGCTTGATGAAATGGACAAGCGCATCATGCTCTCCATCATTGAAAAATATGCCGGCGGTCCAGTTGGACTCTCTACGCTTGCCATTGCAGTTGGCGAAGAGCCCGACACTGTTGAAGAAGTCTACGAACCCTATCTCATTCAAGAAGGGTATTTGATGCGCACCCCACGCGGTAGAGTCGCCACCGACCTTGCTTACCAGCGTTTGCGTCTTGAAAAACCAAAATCTACACCCAACTTATTTGACACATAA
- a CDS encoding peptidase M48, whose protein sequence is MTINTPRLAASTFFILCFALAVWACRTVAITGRQQLNLIPSQTLLSMSYEQYGAFLSQARLSNNQEQTALIRRVGRRIQAAVEKYFADQGLSDQLRGYAWEFNLVESPEVNAWCMPGGKVVFYTGILPITRDEEGLAVVMGHEIAHAVAEHGNERMSKGLLAQLGGVALDVALQDKPQETRQLFFAAYGLGAQFGVLLPFSRLQESEADRLGLIFMAMAGYNPNAAPEFWKRMAAVSGQKVPEFFSTHPSDETRIRDLQNAIPEAMKYYQRN, encoded by the coding sequence ATGACCATCAACACACCACGTCTTGCTGCTAGTACATTTTTCATCTTGTGTTTTGCTCTTGCTGTATGGGCGTGTCGAACCGTAGCGATTACAGGACGCCAACAGCTGAATCTTATTCCGAGCCAAACATTGCTCTCCATGAGCTATGAGCAATACGGCGCATTTCTTTCGCAAGCACGTCTAAGCAATAATCAAGAGCAAACGGCACTTATCAGGCGCGTTGGTCGTCGCATTCAAGCCGCCGTTGAGAAATACTTTGCCGATCAAGGGCTCTCCGATCAATTGCGCGGGTATGCGTGGGAATTTAATCTGGTAGAAAGTCCCGAAGTTAATGCGTGGTGTATGCCCGGCGGAAAAGTTGTCTTCTATACGGGCATTTTGCCTATCACGAGAGATGAAGAAGGACTTGCCGTTGTGATGGGGCACGAAATTGCTCATGCAGTTGCAGAGCACGGCAATGAGCGTATGAGCAAAGGCTTACTGGCTCAGCTCGGCGGTGTAGCGTTGGATGTTGCCTTGCAAGATAAGCCGCAAGAAACCCGTCAACTTTTCTTTGCTGCATATGGCTTAGGCGCACAATTTGGCGTGCTGCTCCCGTTTAGTCGCCTGCAAGAAAGTGAAGCTGATCGTTTAGGACTTATTTTTATGGCGATGGCAGGCTATAACCCAAATGCCGCACCTGAATTTTGGAAACGCATGGCTGCAGTGAGCGGACAAAAAGTGCCAGAATTTTTTAGCACACACCCGTCTGACGAAACCCGCATCCGAGATTTACAAAACGCTATTCCTGAAGCCATGAAGTACTATCAGCGTAATTAG
- a CDS encoding leucine dehydrogenase: MTNFSEHTEVSQSLSIFAELERYDYEQLIFCSDQKVGLRGIIAIHNTMLGPALGGTRMWVYPTEQDAIADALRLARGMTYKAAVSRLNLGGGKAVLIGNPERDKSEALFRTYGRFVEGLAGRYITAEDVGTNVRDMEWVRMETKYVTGISRALGGSGDPSPVTALGVYMGMKAACKARYGNDSLNGKTVVVQGAGQVAYHLCGYLRSEGAVVYVSDIYEEKARRIVNEYGTIYVKPEEVYDKAAHIFCPAALGGVLNSDTIPRLKVEIVAGPANNQLRDEEVHEQMLIERDILYVPDFVINAGGLINVANELEGYNRERALSQAREIYDVVGDVLRIAKERDLTPNSAAIHLAEERLRKIGQIKSIYAGESNYAGRLGEMHSRR; the protein is encoded by the coding sequence ATGACGAATTTCAGTGAGCATACCGAAGTCTCTCAAAGCCTCAGCATCTTCGCAGAACTCGAGCGATACGACTACGAGCAGCTTATCTTCTGCTCCGATCAAAAAGTAGGATTGCGTGGTATTATCGCCATCCACAATACGATGCTTGGGCCTGCGCTCGGTGGCACGCGCATGTGGGTCTATCCCACTGAACAAGATGCGATTGCTGACGCCTTGCGTTTAGCTCGTGGGATGACTTACAAAGCCGCTGTCTCACGCCTCAATCTCGGCGGAGGCAAAGCCGTGCTCATTGGCAATCCCGAGCGTGATAAATCCGAGGCGCTCTTTCGCACGTATGGCAGATTTGTTGAGGGACTGGCGGGACGCTATATCACCGCAGAAGATGTTGGCACGAACGTGCGCGACATGGAGTGGGTACGCATGGAAACAAAGTATGTAACTGGTATCTCTCGTGCGCTCGGTGGCAGCGGCGATCCTTCACCTGTAACCGCACTTGGTGTCTATATGGGCATGAAAGCCGCTTGCAAAGCACGTTATGGCAATGACAGTCTTAATGGCAAAACTGTGGTAGTGCAAGGTGCTGGTCAAGTTGCTTATCATCTGTGTGGCTATCTTCGTTCTGAAGGCGCTGTGGTCTATGTGAGCGATATCTACGAAGAGAAAGCCCGACGCATTGTCAATGAATACGGCACGATTTATGTTAAACCCGAAGAAGTCTACGACAAAGCGGCGCACATCTTTTGCCCAGCTGCACTTGGAGGTGTTCTAAATAGCGATACGATTCCGCGCTTGAAGGTAGAAATTGTCGCTGGTCCAGCAAATAATCAATTGCGCGATGAAGAGGTGCACGAGCAAATGCTTATCGAACGCGATATTCTCTATGTCCCTGACTTCGTTATCAATGCTGGAGGCTTAATCAATGTCGCTAATGAACTCGAAGGCTATAACCGCGAGCGCGCTCTCTCTCAAGCAAGGGAAATTTACGACGTGGTCGGCGATGTGCTGCGCATCGCTAAGGAAAGAGACCTTACACCAAACTCGGCAGCTATTCATTTAGCTGAAGAGCGACTTAGGAAAATTGGTCAGATAAAGTCCATTTACGCCGGCGAAAGTAATTATGCCGGACGTCTGGGAGAAATGCACTCTCGCCGATAA
- the nusB gene encoding transcription antitermination factor NusB gives MINRRQVREVVMQVLYAHDIRKDNIEKVAEGIIPEEILAQEKSREFARKLLTEVSTHQKMIDEYITKHADNWELERMALIDKNLMRMAIAEFLFMDDVPPKVTINEAIEISKKYSTDKSGKFINGILDATLNELKQTGKLHKSGRGLVDVPPKHPKTTAAPTQTAEKPAASPPAAPTSPAQKPSSKPSVSKPSPSGKKSTPSTHRPK, from the coding sequence ATGATAAATCGCAGACAAGTTCGTGAAGTTGTAATGCAGGTTCTTTACGCTCACGATATTCGGAAGGATAACATTGAAAAGGTTGCGGAAGGTATCATTCCTGAAGAAATCCTGGCTCAGGAAAAATCACGGGAGTTTGCTCGCAAGTTGCTCACAGAGGTCAGCACCCATCAAAAGATGATCGACGAGTATATTACCAAGCACGCTGACAACTGGGAGCTCGAGCGCATGGCACTTATCGACAAAAATCTCATGCGTATGGCGATTGCAGAATTCCTTTTTATGGATGATGTGCCACCAAAAGTTACCATCAATGAGGCGATTGAAATTTCAAAGAAGTATAGCACGGATAAAAGTGGTAAGTTTATCAACGGGATCTTAGATGCAACACTCAATGAACTCAAACAAACTGGCAAACTCCACAAGTCTGGACGTGGCTTGGTCGATGTGCCTCCAAAGCATCCTAAGACAACAGCCGCTCCTACACAGACCGCCGAAAAGCCAGCGGCATCTCCCCCAGCAGCACCTACATCACCTGCACAAAAGCCTTCATCAAAACCTAGTGTCTCAAAACCATCACCTTCCGGTAAGAAATCAACACCATCTACGCATAGACCAAAATGA
- a CDS encoding metallophosphoesterase, translating to MTDTTTSKSTAAQKFIAIGDIHGCLSPLQSLLDLLAPQSDEILVFLGDYIDRGPDSKSVIDYLLKLQTQHPCVFLMGNHEVMMLEYLDFGREEGWAMNGGKSTLDSYLVNGTILIPDSHIEFLHNCAYYYDTDKYFFVHGGLKPTRSIADNLRLLSPMDFVWEREHLNPHHLFYEDYAWEKTVVCGHTPRPEPIIKEKLISIDTGCVYNYSPELGRLTAIRLPSLELTQVDNRTQKFSFSRWLKSKMSVSGR from the coding sequence ATGACTGACACTACAACTTCCAAATCTACTGCTGCGCAAAAGTTCATCGCCATTGGCGACATCCATGGCTGCCTTTCACCCCTGCAATCGCTTCTTGACTTACTTGCACCCCAATCTGATGAAATACTCGTTTTTTTGGGCGATTATATCGACAGAGGTCCTGACTCAAAAAGTGTGATTGATTATTTGCTCAAACTTCAAACTCAACATCCTTGCGTGTTCTTAATGGGCAATCATGAAGTGATGATGCTCGAGTATCTGGATTTCGGTAGAGAAGAAGGCTGGGCAATGAATGGCGGCAAATCTACACTGGATTCATATCTTGTCAATGGTACCATTCTTATTCCTGACTCACACATCGAGTTTTTGCACAACTGCGCCTACTACTACGATACCGACAAGTATTTCTTCGTGCATGGTGGCTTAAAGCCTACGCGCTCTATCGCAGATAACCTGCGCCTGCTTTCTCCTATGGACTTTGTTTGGGAACGCGAGCATCTCAATCCACATCATCTTTTCTATGAAGATTATGCTTGGGAAAAAACCGTCGTCTGCGGTCATACCCCGCGTCCAGAACCGATTATCAAAGAGAAATTGATTTCAATTGACACAGGATGTGTCTATAACTATTCGCCAGAACTCGGGCGTCTGACGGCAATTCGTTTGCCCTCCCTTGAGCTTACACAGGTAGATAACCGCACGCAAAAATTTTCATTTTCTCGCTGGCTGAAATCTAAGATGTCAGTGTCTGGACGCTAA
- the nth gene encoding endonuclease III: MTKKEKFRRVIEILSKKFPAPRTELVYQTPFQLLVATVLAAQCTDKRVNMVTKPLFEKYPDAQALSQLSLSELREHIKSINFFNNKAKHIYELTRALLERHHGEVPQTLEELTALPGVGRKTAHVVMSNCFGKPVLAVDTHVFRVSNRLGLAKANDVLQTEKQLMKYLAPEEVGNFHHYLILHGRYTCKAQSPACHSCELTSICSYYKQHLHTASERSRSNGKSALGRKHLTRQTS; encoded by the coding sequence ATGACAAAGAAAGAAAAGTTTCGACGCGTTATAGAGATATTGAGCAAGAAATTCCCCGCACCCCGAACAGAACTTGTCTATCAAACACCGTTTCAACTCCTTGTCGCTACAGTTTTAGCTGCGCAATGCACTGACAAACGCGTCAATATGGTTACTAAGCCGCTCTTTGAAAAATACCCTGATGCCCAAGCCCTGAGCCAACTTTCGCTCTCTGAACTGCGCGAGCATATCAAATCCATCAATTTTTTCAACAATAAAGCAAAGCACATTTACGAGCTTACACGTGCGCTGCTTGAACGCCATCACGGTGAAGTGCCACAAACCTTAGAGGAACTGACCGCACTGCCCGGGGTCGGTCGCAAAACCGCCCATGTTGTGATGAGTAACTGCTTTGGCAAGCCTGTCTTAGCCGTCGATACCCATGTCTTTCGCGTCTCCAATCGACTTGGTCTTGCAAAAGCCAATGATGTCCTGCAGACCGAGAAACAGTTAATGAAATATCTCGCGCCAGAAGAGGTTGGAAATTTTCATCACTACCTCATCTTGCATGGTCGATATACCTGCAAAGCTCAGTCGCCTGCTTGCCACAGCTGCGAGCTTACCTCAATTTGTTCATACTACAAGCAGCATTTGCACACAGCAAGCGAGCGTTCACGGTCAAATGGCAAGTCTGCTTTAGGGCGCAAGCATCTTACGCGGCAGACATCGTAA
- a CDS encoding blue light sensor protein, giving the protein MGLYRLVYYSVASDTLSLEDVKEISRKASLNNAKRAISGALLFCEGKFLQTLEGGIHEVNYTLSRIMQDPRHKDIKLLEFKRVAKRMFRGWDMSLVFFATAREFQAEYSKYSAVREFDPLAMEPESCIELLHELIEKSRRNPLTMSAA; this is encoded by the coding sequence ATGGGACTTTACCGACTAGTCTATTACAGTGTGGCAAGCGATACTCTTTCGCTTGAGGATGTCAAAGAAATCTCTCGCAAAGCAAGTCTGAACAACGCAAAACGGGCTATTTCAGGAGCGCTGCTGTTTTGCGAAGGAAAGTTTCTGCAAACCTTAGAGGGCGGCATTCACGAAGTAAACTACACGCTCTCTCGCATCATGCAGGATCCGCGTCATAAAGATATCAAACTCCTTGAGTTCAAACGCGTTGCCAAGCGGATGTTTCGCGGCTGGGACATGTCGCTTGTATTTTTCGCTACGGCACGTGAATTCCAAGCAGAGTATAGCAAATATAGCGCGGTCAGGGAATTTGACCCACTTGCGATGGAGCCGGAGTCTTGCATCGAGTTGCTCCATGAACTCATAGAGAAAAGCCGTCGTAACCCACTTACGATGTCTGCCGCGTAA
- a CDS encoding YebC/PmpR family DNA-binding transcriptional regulator, with protein sequence MGRIFEKRKHKMFARWAKMSKAFTKIGREISIAVKLGGPDPDANARLRRAIQNARSVNMPKDRIEAAIKRASSKEEADFQEVTYEGYAPHGVALIVEAATDNPTRTVANVRMYFNRSGGSLAANGAVSFMFERKGVFKLAKPANVNLEELELELIDYGAEDFVLEDDELLIYTSYNDFAMMQKKLEEKGLEVQMSALQYIPTTTTELSEEQEKDVMELIEKLEEDDDVQAVYHNMK encoded by the coding sequence ATGGGTCGCATTTTTGAGAAGCGCAAGCACAAGATGTTTGCGCGCTGGGCGAAGATGTCCAAAGCCTTTACCAAAATTGGTCGTGAAATCTCGATTGCAGTTAAGTTAGGGGGCCCAGACCCAGACGCCAATGCTCGACTTCGACGCGCTATTCAAAACGCACGCAGCGTCAATATGCCCAAAGATCGCATTGAAGCTGCCATCAAACGTGCATCCTCAAAAGAGGAAGCAGATTTTCAAGAAGTAACTTACGAAGGTTATGCGCCGCACGGCGTTGCCCTCATTGTGGAAGCGGCAACAGATAATCCTACGCGTACGGTCGCCAATGTGAGAATGTATTTTAATCGCAGCGGGGGCTCGTTGGCTGCAAATGGCGCCGTGAGTTTTATGTTTGAACGCAAAGGTGTCTTCAAACTCGCTAAGCCTGCTAATGTTAATCTCGAGGAACTGGAGCTCGAGCTGATCGACTACGGTGCGGAAGATTTCGTCTTAGAAGACGATGAATTGCTTATCTACACCAGCTACAATGATTTTGCAATGATGCAAAAGAAGTTGGAAGAAAAAGGTCTAGAAGTGCAAATGTCGGCACTGCAATATATTCCTACCACGACAACGGAACTAAGCGAGGAGCAAGAAAAAGATGTGATGGAGCTTATCGAGAAGTTAGAAGAAGATGACGATGTGCAAGCTGTCTATCACAACATGAAGTAA
- a CDS encoding aminotransferase V — MPTRRKFLKDTLLAGTGLALLASDALAEFAEKIAQYPAKTSLEHIAADEDFWATVQQAFAVDRSIINFNNGGVCPSPKIVMEALKSYLDYSNLAPSYTMWRHLQPHIETVREGLAKHFGCSPEEIAITRNASESLQTLQFGLELKRGDEVLTTTQDYPRMITTWEQRVRRDGIILKKVRYPVPLMNPKDFVHAIEEAITPKTRVIHVSQVVVYTGQILPVREICRLGKARGIEVIVDGAHAFAHIPFKHADLECDYFGTSLHKWLYAPIGTGMLYVKKEKIKNVWPLFAAPESMQNDIRKFEEIGTHPAANHNAIAEALGFHENLGVERKAARLRYQHKRWIERLRKYDNVKFRTNIDDETQWCGLVNVHVEGTDPNKVQSYLFEKHRIYTVAILPPDNAERASSTKAVFDDFKGIRVTPNIYTRPSEIDCFADAMEKIARGEVKSVRA; from the coding sequence ATGCCAACGCGCCGAAAATTTCTAAAAGATACACTGCTTGCAGGCACAGGACTTGCACTGCTTGCAAGCGATGCTCTGGCTGAATTTGCCGAGAAAATCGCACAATATCCTGCCAAGACTTCACTTGAACATATTGCTGCAGATGAAGACTTCTGGGCAACGGTGCAACAGGCTTTCGCTGTCGACAGAAGCATCATCAATTTTAACAATGGCGGGGTGTGTCCAAGTCCAAAGATTGTTATGGAGGCGCTGAAATCGTATTTGGACTACTCGAATCTTGCCCCGTCTTACACCATGTGGCGGCATTTGCAACCGCATATTGAGACTGTGCGCGAAGGTTTGGCAAAACATTTTGGCTGCTCGCCTGAAGAAATTGCCATTACGCGCAATGCCAGTGAATCACTACAGACCTTGCAGTTTGGCTTGGAACTCAAACGCGGTGATGAAGTGCTTACAACCACGCAAGACTACCCGCGCATGATTACAACTTGGGAACAGCGCGTTCGGCGCGATGGCATCATCTTGAAAAAAGTGCGCTATCCTGTGCCTTTAATGAATCCCAAAGATTTTGTCCATGCGATTGAAGAGGCAATTACGCCAAAAACGCGTGTCATTCATGTCTCACAGGTCGTGGTCTATACAGGGCAAATTTTGCCTGTGCGTGAGATTTGCCGCTTAGGCAAAGCGCGAGGCATTGAAGTCATCGTCGACGGCGCCCATGCCTTCGCTCATATTCCATTCAAACACGCCGACTTAGAATGCGATTACTTCGGCACAAGTTTGCACAAGTGGCTATATGCACCGATTGGCACAGGCATGCTCTATGTGAAAAAAGAAAAAATCAAAAATGTCTGGCCACTATTTGCTGCACCTGAATCAATGCAAAATGACATTCGCAAGTTCGAAGAGATTGGCACACATCCAGCCGCTAACCACAATGCAATTGCTGAAGCCCTTGGCTTTCATGAAAATTTAGGCGTAGAACGCAAGGCAGCGCGGTTGCGCTACCAGCACAAACGCTGGATAGAACGCCTCAGGAAATATGACAATGTGAAATTCAGAACTAACATCGATGATGAAACACAGTGGTGCGGGCTTGTTAACGTGCATGTCGAAGGCACGGACCCCAATAAGGTTCAAAGTTATCTCTTCGAAAAACATCGTATTTATACAGTCGCTATTTTGCCGCCTGATAACGCAGAACGAGCAAGCTCAACCAAAGCCGTTTTTGATGACTTCAAGGGCATTCGCGTTACGCCAAACATTTACACACGGCCCTCTGAAATTGACTGCTTTGCAGATGCAATGGAGAAAATCGCACGTGGCGAAGTTAAAAGTGTAAGAGCCTAA
- a CDS encoding succinate dehydrogenase iron-sulfur subunit — MQLEVSIKRFNPEKDQAPHWETYKVEAEPMDRVLDVLNKIKWEQDGTLTYRKSCAHGVCGSDAMMINGENRLACVTLVKDLRTSKLKIEPVPGAPVIKDMVIDMTGFWRKYETIMPYLVNDDPPPEIERYMSSADQELIEESTRCILCGACTYSCPSTWSDEEYLGPAALLKAYRFIFDSRDQASDARLKIIDNNKGLWKCYTIFNCVQACPKEIDITKHISALKRKVVSERY, encoded by the coding sequence ATGCAGTTGGAAGTATCTATAAAGCGCTTTAATCCAGAAAAAGATCAGGCGCCACACTGGGAAACTTACAAAGTGGAAGCCGAGCCAATGGATAGAGTGCTCGATGTGCTCAATAAAATTAAGTGGGAACAAGATGGCACGCTAACTTACCGCAAGTCGTGTGCACACGGTGTCTGCGGGAGTGATGCGATGATGATTAACGGGGAAAATCGTTTGGCTTGTGTCACACTTGTCAAAGACCTGCGCACCAGCAAGTTAAAGATAGAGCCTGTGCCTGGCGCACCTGTGATTAAAGATATGGTAATCGATATGACAGGATTTTGGCGCAAGTACGAAACCATTATGCCTTACCTTGTCAATGATGACCCACCGCCTGAAATCGAGCGCTATATGAGCAGCGCCGATCAGGAGCTCATTGAAGAATCAACACGCTGCATTTTGTGTGGCGCTTGCACCTATTCGTGTCCATCAACATGGAGCGATGAAGAGTACTTGGGTCCAGCAGCGCTGCTGAAAGCCTATCGCTTTATTTTTGATTCACGCGATCAAGCCAGTGATGCGCGCCTGAAAATTATCGATAATAACAAAGGTCTCTGGAAATGCTACACGATTTTCAACTGTGTGCAAGCGTGTCCAAAAGAAATTGATATCACCAAACATATTTCTGCGCTTAAGCGCAAAGTTGTCAGCGAGCGTTATTGA
- a CDS encoding (2Fe-2S)-binding protein: MQAPDMAYMEAQSQAFHTLMKSSDLADGMSKLFHYSRNGESVEGFIIRYQGKIYAYINLCPHAYEPIVFGHQSAFNSDKRYIVCREHFAMFNPETGVCVSGPCPIADLVKIEVVEKEDMICVVL; the protein is encoded by the coding sequence ATGCAAGCACCTGACATGGCCTATATGGAAGCCCAAAGCCAAGCATTTCACACCTTGATGAAATCCAGTGACCTTGCCGACGGCATGTCTAAGCTTTTTCATTATTCGAGAAATGGTGAGTCGGTTGAAGGGTTCATCATCCGTTATCAAGGTAAAATTTATGCCTATATCAACCTGTGCCCTCACGCCTATGAGCCTATTGTCTTCGGGCATCAGTCCGCATTCAACAGCGACAAACGCTACATTGTCTGCCGAGAACACTTTGCGATGTTTAATCCCGAAACAGGGGTTTGTGTGAGCGGTCCATGCCCAATTGCAGATTTGGTCAAGATCGAAGTCGTAGAAAAAGAGGATATGATTTGTGTGGTTCTATAG
- a CDS encoding 7-carboxy-7-deazaguanine synthase: MLKVNEIFFSIQGESSQMGLPCVFVRLTECDLRCTYCDTEYAFYEGEERTVQSIIEQVSAYGCNLVEITGGEPLLQPEVYDLMTRLCDLGFSVMLETSGHILVDKVDKRVKKIIDMKTPSSGMLKKNDYRNLEIALPTDEIKFVIGSRLDYDWAKRVIEEYRLTEKLTVLMSVVFGELAPQTLAEWILADKLKVRFQLQMHKYIWSPETRGV; encoded by the coding sequence ATGCTGAAAGTCAACGAGATCTTTTTTTCTATTCAAGGGGAGTCGTCGCAGATGGGCTTGCCGTGCGTGTTTGTGCGTCTGACGGAGTGCGACCTGCGCTGCACGTATTGCGACACAGAATACGCTTTCTATGAGGGCGAAGAGCGCACTGTGCAGAGCATTATTGAGCAGGTGTCAGCTTATGGTTGCAACTTGGTTGAAATTACGGGCGGTGAGCCGCTCTTACAGCCAGAGGTCTACGACCTGATGACGCGCCTATGCGATTTAGGCTTTTCGGTTATGCTGGAAACATCAGGGCACATTTTGGTTGATAAGGTCGATAAGCGTGTCAAAAAAATCATTGATATGAAGACGCCCTCATCAGGGATGCTCAAAAAGAATGACTACCGCAATCTTGAGATTGCACTGCCGACAGATGAGATTAAGTTTGTTATTGGCTCTCGGCTCGATTATGACTGGGCAAAGCGCGTGATAGAAGAATATCGGTTGACAGAGAAACTCACGGTGTTAATGTCGGTAGTTTTTGGTGAGCTGGCACCGCAAACCCTTGCCGAATGGATTTTAGCTGACAAATTGAAAGTGCGGTTTCAATTGCAGATGCACAAATACATCTGGAGTCCAGAGACGCGCGGCGTATGA